In one Candidatus Glassbacteria bacterium genomic region, the following are encoded:
- a CDS encoding tetratricopeptide repeat protein: MTVFPGRLLVMLVFFILLSRPAQAGWPKILVLPPESETEIDRKVKEEFQWDLTDVLDKCRYFESVTQKEYENYLQEHNMTGVKAIPDSVLPQMMEDLQSIIFARSTISQPGGTGTEFSAQVTYIYPKDHYTKDDYTIESKWYSVESEKKSWNLAGEFVDVVFAARKLIITMSIARPYYNNKIYDKVWKLFPARKNMNKALKNYRKLVAMEPENRTFNFMVAMSLMKLKRYAEAVARFNEILTNIDPSHVPTHEILANHYYYTSNDYEGALRHFSKLAEIDPERYTYTHYWATSLTRLERQDEAIEVYEKLIGIRDEDADVRHLMADYYYNKAGELEAACKSDTSGPLDRKALDYMTRGCEISNSAGNPSDPSWIESHCQRLNFLATLQHELNDTGKEIETLRRIAELDSAFPGACYNLGIYAHLAGKFDEAIDYYEKAVNCAEDAQKAALNFQIGVINLQKIKDYPRAVTALTAALETNDIYMNEMAHYFRATAYLEYARELDYASDEVADIDALIGFGIMNHARVDRALSYYAKAMADLREISTNDPKMVRSTQRHVNKITTMRERLAGIKRQIDYNRKNR, encoded by the coding sequence ATGACTGTCTTCCCGGGTCGTCTCCTGGTGATGCTGGTTTTTTTCATCCTCCTAAGCAGACCGGCACAGGCCGGCTGGCCGAAAATTCTGGTGCTGCCCCCAGAGTCCGAAACTGAAATAGACCGGAAGGTAAAGGAAGAGTTCCAATGGGACCTGACCGACGTCCTCGATAAATGCCGATATTTCGAGAGCGTCACTCAAAAGGAATACGAGAACTACCTGCAAGAGCACAACATGACCGGAGTCAAAGCCATCCCGGATTCAGTCCTGCCGCAGATGATGGAAGACCTCCAGTCGATTATCTTTGCCCGCTCGACAATCAGCCAGCCGGGTGGCACGGGAACGGAATTCTCGGCCCAGGTCACTTACATTTATCCGAAAGACCACTATACGAAAGATGATTATACGATAGAGAGTAAGTGGTATTCGGTGGAAAGCGAGAAGAAGAGTTGGAACCTGGCCGGAGAGTTTGTCGATGTGGTCTTCGCCGCCAGAAAGCTGATCATAACGATGTCAATTGCCCGCCCCTATTATAACAATAAAATATACGACAAGGTATGGAAACTATTTCCAGCACGGAAAAACATGAATAAGGCATTGAAAAACTATCGTAAGCTGGTAGCCATGGAGCCGGAAAATCGCACTTTCAACTTTATGGTGGCGATGAGCTTAATGAAGCTGAAGCGGTACGCCGAGGCAGTCGCCAGGTTCAATGAAATCCTCACCAATATCGATCCCTCGCACGTGCCAACCCACGAAATACTGGCCAACCATTACTATTACACCAGCAATGACTATGAGGGCGCACTCAGGCATTTCAGCAAACTGGCGGAAATAGATCCGGAGCGCTACACGTACACCCACTATTGGGCCACCAGCCTGACAAGGCTCGAGCGACAGGACGAGGCCATCGAGGTCTATGAAAAATTGATCGGGATCAGGGACGAAGACGCCGATGTCCGGCATCTGATGGCCGACTACTATTACAACAAAGCCGGTGAACTCGAAGCGGCCTGCAAATCGGACACATCCGGACCCCTGGATCGCAAAGCCCTTGATTACATGACCCGTGGCTGCGAGATATCCAACTCGGCAGGCAACCCGTCCGACCCATCCTGGATAGAATCTCATTGTCAAAGATTGAATTTTCTGGCCACGTTGCAGCACGAACTCAACGATACCGGGAAGGAGATCGAAACCCTGCGGAGGATCGCGGAGTTGGATTCTGCATTTCCCGGCGCTTGCTATAACCTGGGTATCTACGCCCATCTGGCCGGAAAATTCGACGAAGCGATAGACTATTACGAAAAGGCGGTCAATTGCGCGGAGGATGCCCAGAAAGCGGCTTTGAATTTTCAGATCGGTGTAATCAACCTCCAGAAAATCAAGGACTACCCGCGGGCTGTCACCGCCTTAACCGCCGCGCTGGAGACCAATGACATATATATGAACGAAATGGCTCATTATTTTCGAGCCACAGCCTACCTGGAATACGCCAGGGAGCTGGACTACGCCTCCGATGAGGTTGCGGATATTGACGCTCTTATCGGCTTCGGCATAATGAACCATGCAAGAGTCGACCGTGCCTTGAGTTATTATGCCAAGGCCATGGCTGATTTGCGGGAAATTTCCACGAATGATCCCAAGATGGTTAGGAGTACCCAGCGTCACGTAAATAAAATTACCACGATGCGGGAGCGTCTTGCCGGGATCAAGCGGCAGATCGACTATAACCGGAAAAACAGGTAG
- a CDS encoding MarR family transcriptional regulator yields MKIEQEIKQKSFGSEHEKLIANLLFTGNWLNSSNDRRLKKFGVSSQQYNVLRILRGRYPGPASVNDLRERMLDRESNASRLVEKLRQKDLVCRSECQRDRRAVDILITDKGLELLNELDRSAGERIEKFHPVSSHQAARLNELLDKLRG; encoded by the coding sequence TTGAAGATCGAGCAGGAAATCAAGCAGAAGAGTTTCGGCAGCGAGCATGAGAAACTGATCGCAAATCTGCTGTTCACCGGCAATTGGCTGAATTCGTCGAATGACCGGCGGCTGAAGAAATTCGGAGTTTCTTCCCAGCAGTATAACGTTCTTAGGATCCTGCGAGGCAGGTACCCCGGACCTGCCTCGGTCAACGACCTCCGGGAACGGATGCTTGACAGGGAATCCAATGCCAGCCGGCTGGTTGAAAAATTAAGACAGAAAGACCTTGTCTGTCGCAGCGAGTGCCAGCGGGACCGTCGCGCAGTGGATATCCTCATCACGGACAAGGGTCTTGAGCTGCTTAATGAACTCGACCGTTCCGCCGGTGAACGGATCGAAAAATTCCATCCTGTCAGCAGCCATCAGGCGGCCAGGCTCAACGAGCTGCTCGATAAGTTGAGAGGTTGA
- a CDS encoding CocE/NonD family hydrolase — translation MKLAGHGRIPTDWLTGRLLTVITCLLLSAAPPARAQENLYDVKAEFNVKVPMRDGTLLSTDIYHPDSAGKWPVLLMRTPYNNFDPGTGYRLAERGYAVVLQDVRGKYDSYGEFDPFVNEATDGYDTQAWCAAQSWSNGKLGTFGGSYVGATQWLPASQAHESLMCMLPVVAASDFYRHWIYSGGVFALSFNTMWGALSISARVGQDMGAEPLDWDQLFRVLPLSEIPAMLGREVPWYNEWLAHPTYDDYWKNLSVSRRYEDIKAPAFNMGGWYDVFLEGTLENFAGMISIGGSSQAREGSRLVIGPWFHGSFGHPESGQLDFGPKAALDSRQLQLDWFNYWLKGKDNGLMDKPPVRLFVMGENKWRDYGSWPPEGAKQISYYFHSVKGANSLLGDGTLDMTPPSAGETVDKFSYDPSNPVPTLGGNDCCRESIVTQGPYDQRPVERRDDVLVYSSDKLGQSITVIGPVKVKLWASSSAVNTDFTAKLVDVHPDGRAINITGGIIRAPQREGLDSWNELTPGQRYDLTISLRPTAITFLPGHRIRVEISSSNFPRFARNLNTPGAGIADKTKMVVAEQQVYHGDGMASLIILPVME, via the coding sequence ATGAAACTCGCAGGACATGGCCGCATACCGACAGACTGGCTGACTGGCAGGCTGTTGACCGTAATTACCTGCCTCCTCCTGTCAGCCGCTCCTCCGGCGCGAGCACAGGAAAATCTTTATGATGTCAAAGCCGAATTCAACGTCAAGGTGCCGATGCGCGACGGGACATTGCTCTCGACCGATATCTACCACCCGGACTCCGCAGGAAAGTGGCCAGTGCTGTTGATGCGCACGCCGTACAATAATTTCGATCCCGGTACGGGCTATCGGTTAGCCGAGAGGGGCTACGCAGTGGTGCTGCAGGACGTGCGCGGCAAGTACGACAGCTACGGAGAGTTCGACCCGTTTGTCAACGAGGCGACCGATGGTTACGACACTCAGGCCTGGTGCGCCGCCCAGAGCTGGTCGAACGGCAAGCTTGGGACGTTCGGCGGCAGCTACGTGGGGGCGACCCAGTGGCTGCCGGCCTCACAGGCTCACGAAAGCCTGATGTGCATGCTGCCGGTTGTGGCCGCCAGCGATTTTTACCGCCACTGGATTTACAGCGGCGGAGTGTTCGCGCTCAGTTTCAACACCATGTGGGGTGCGCTGAGTATCTCCGCGCGCGTGGGGCAGGACATGGGCGCCGAGCCGTTGGACTGGGACCAGTTGTTCCGTGTGCTCCCGCTGAGCGAAATCCCGGCCATGCTGGGGCGAGAGGTGCCCTGGTACAATGAGTGGCTGGCTCATCCCACCTACGACGACTACTGGAAAAACCTTAGCGTATCACGCAGATACGAGGATATCAAAGCGCCGGCATTCAACATGGGCGGGTGGTACGACGTGTTCCTTGAAGGGACGCTGGAGAATTTCGCCGGAATGATATCCATAGGAGGATCGTCTCAGGCACGGGAGGGGTCGCGTCTGGTTATCGGCCCGTGGTTCCATGGCAGTTTCGGCCATCCCGAATCAGGGCAACTCGATTTCGGACCGAAGGCGGCGCTCGACAGCCGTCAACTCCAACTGGACTGGTTCAATTACTGGCTCAAAGGTAAAGACAACGGGTTGATGGACAAACCGCCGGTGAGGTTGTTCGTGATGGGCGAGAACAAGTGGCGCGATTACGGGTCATGGCCCCCCGAGGGCGCAAAGCAGATCAGTTACTATTTCCACTCCGTCAAGGGGGCAAACAGCCTGCTGGGCGACGGGACCCTGGATATGACACCGCCATCAGCGGGAGAAACCGTCGACAAATTCAGCTACGATCCCTCCAATCCAGTACCGACTCTCGGCGGTAACGACTGCTGCCGCGAGTCGATTGTCACACAGGGCCCATATGATCAGCGGCCCGTGGAGCGACGCGACGACGTCCTGGTGTATTCGAGCGACAAGCTCGGCCAGTCCATCACCGTAATCGGTCCGGTGAAAGTCAAACTCTGGGCATCATCCAGCGCAGTCAATACCGATTTCACCGCCAAGCTGGTGGATGTCCATCCCGACGGCCGCGCGATCAACATAACCGGCGGGATCATCCGCGCTCCCCAACGCGAGGGACTCGACAGCTGGAACGAACTTACTCCCGGCCAACGGTACGATCTTACAATCAGCCTGCGGCCGACCGCGATAACATTCCTGCCCGGCCACAGAATCCGGGTGGAAATTTCAAGCAGCAATTTTCCCAGGTTCGCCCGTAACCTGAATACACCAGGCGCTGGAATCGCGGACAAGACAAAGATGGTTGTCGCCGAGCAGCAGGTATACCACGGCGATGGGATGGCCAGCCTGATTATCCTGCCAGTGATGGAATAG
- a CDS encoding Gfo/Idh/MocA family oxidoreductase, with the protein MPANNRQINPMGRRRFISASAASVAGALLSDSAVSRARVPGANDRINIGVIGCGNRAAYLLESMAGFHNEENFTVSAVCDVWKINREARIGQITEQFGAKPKVFKRYTDMLESPEVDAVMVTTSDLGHSTILAAACRAGKDAFCEKPMAMTVGEASEAVAAVRTNGRVVQIGTQRRSDPIYMGGAQLVQAGKLGKVCVVELKWNDAGPRWERQYGNVHAGDIDWEGYQMHLPARAFDARRFRCWHLYGDYSIGVVGLLGAHHTDLLHWYMDEQWPESVTATGATLTWPNREHYDTIHASFKYPGGFLVHYETRFGNSSMRAEAMFYGTAGVLDTKTWKITGEGRVLPERLEPGNRQYPTSAFAMHEGQGQGAGIEVQPDPAGMDHMLNWVQCLRTRKDPNATVEHGFSHSLAAIMAHRAADIGRRVSYDPVAREIREG; encoded by the coding sequence ATGCCTGCAAATAACCGCCAAATCAACCCCATGGGCCGCCGACGGTTCATTTCCGCCTCCGCCGCCTCAGTCGCCGGGGCGCTGCTGAGCGATAGCGCCGTCTCCCGTGCCCGCGTTCCCGGCGCCAACGACCGGATCAATATCGGCGTGATCGGCTGCGGCAACCGGGCGGCTTACCTGCTGGAATCGATGGCCGGGTTTCACAATGAGGAAAATTTCACCGTCTCCGCGGTCTGCGATGTCTGGAAGATCAACCGGGAGGCGAGGATTGGGCAGATAACCGAACAGTTCGGCGCAAAACCAAAAGTATTCAAACGGTACACGGACATGCTGGAAAGCCCGGAGGTGGATGCGGTGATGGTCACCACCTCGGACCTCGGTCACAGCACGATCCTGGCCGCGGCCTGCCGCGCCGGCAAGGATGCGTTCTGCGAGAAACCGATGGCGATGACTGTCGGGGAGGCCAGCGAGGCGGTGGCCGCGGTGCGTACCAACGGCCGGGTAGTGCAGATCGGCACCCAGCGCCGCAGCGACCCGATCTACATGGGCGGGGCGCAGCTTGTCCAGGCAGGCAAACTGGGCAAGGTCTGTGTGGTGGAACTCAAGTGGAACGACGCGGGGCCGCGCTGGGAGCGGCAGTACGGCAATGTCCATGCAGGCGATATCGACTGGGAGGGATATCAGATGCACCTGCCCGCCCGGGCGTTCGATGCCCGCCGGTTTCGCTGCTGGCACCTCTACGGCGATTACTCGATTGGTGTGGTTGGATTGCTGGGCGCTCACCATACGGACCTGCTCCACTGGTACATGGACGAGCAGTGGCCGGAAAGCGTCACCGCCACCGGGGCCACCTTGACCTGGCCCAACCGCGAGCACTACGACACCATTCACGCCTCATTCAAATACCCCGGCGGTTTCCTGGTTCATTACGAAACCAGGTTCGGCAACAGCTCGATGAGAGCCGAGGCGATGTTCTACGGCACCGCCGGAGTGCTGGACACCAAGACCTGGAAAATTACCGGCGAGGGCCGGGTGCTGCCGGAGCGTCTGGAACCAGGAAACCGCCAGTACCCCACCAGCGCGTTCGCCATGCACGAAGGGCAAGGGCAGGGTGCTGGGATCGAAGTCCAACCAGACCCGGCGGGCATGGACCACATGCTCAACTGGGTCCAGTGCCTTCGGACCCGCAAGGACCCCAACGCCACCGTGGAGCACGGATTCAGCCATTCCCTGGCCGCGATCATGGCCCACCGTGCCGCCGATATCGGCAGGAGGGTAAGCTATGACCCGGTGGCCCGCGAAATCAGGGAGGGCTGA
- a CDS encoding carbon-nitrogen hydrolase family protein: MERTVFLFHEPVRSSSLTATAACRQEEHMARLISYLRLSGYFCLTLAVLTAAMVISPPSEGLAMDNLKIAIAQPRCTDSDLDGNLARLGALTARAAGEGAGIVFFPETVDLGWVNPDAHRLAGPVPGGEAAEAVCAMAAENGIWIGIGLNEKDGDKLHDTVVLVNSEGKIVLKHRKINLLDWLMDPPYTPGAPADISTVETPFGRVGLLICADSFKEELVRKLAGQKPDLVYIPYGWAAKQPDWPEHSFSLVQRVQKTAKAIGAPVIGPNLVGRISKGPWTGYTYEGLSTAADAFGMSLVQGKWNREDLILLEIEPGNIYN; encoded by the coding sequence ATGGAGCGAACTGTATTTCTGTTCCATGAGCCTGTGCGAAGCAGCAGCTTAACCGCAACCGCCGCCTGCCGGCAGGAGGAACACATGGCCCGACTCATATCTTATCTCCGTCTATCCGGTTACTTTTGTCTCACTCTGGCCGTGCTGACCGCAGCCATGGTGATTTCACCGCCGAGCGAAGGGCTGGCAATGGACAATCTCAAAATCGCAATCGCCCAGCCGCGCTGCACCGACAGCGACCTGGATGGCAACCTGGCCCGGCTGGGAGCGCTGACGGCCCGGGCAGCCGGCGAGGGAGCCGGAATCGTCTTTTTCCCCGAGACTGTTGATCTGGGCTGGGTAAACCCTGACGCCCACAGGCTGGCCGGGCCGGTGCCGGGAGGAGAAGCCGCGGAGGCGGTCTGCGCGATGGCTGCGGAGAACGGGATCTGGATCGGGATCGGGCTGAACGAAAAGGACGGCGACAAGCTCCACGACACGGTGGTGCTGGTAAACAGCGAGGGCAAGATCGTGCTTAAGCACCGCAAGATCAACCTGCTGGACTGGCTGATGGACCCGCCGTACACCCCGGGCGCTCCGGCCGATATTTCCACGGTCGAAACACCGTTCGGCAGGGTGGGTCTGCTGATCTGCGCCGACAGTTTCAAGGAAGAACTGGTGCGGAAACTGGCCGGCCAGAAACCTGACCTGGTCTATATCCCCTACGGTTGGGCGGCAAAACAGCCCGACTGGCCGGAACACTCGTTCAGCCTGGTTCAGCGGGTGCAGAAAACCGCCAAAGCGATCGGCGCGCCGGTGATCGGCCCAAATCTGGTGGGCAGGATCAGCAAAGGCCCGTGGACAGGATATACCTACGAGGGCCTCAGCACCGCCGCCGATGCTTTCGGGATGAGTCTGGTGCAGGGCAAGTGGAACCGGGAGGACCTGATTCTGCTCGAGATCGAGCCGGGAAATATCTACAACTGA
- a CDS encoding carboxypeptidase M32 gives MGTVNGSYKRLIKLVRETGILHSVAELLEWDQEVCMPAGGNAHRAEQMALLAGMVHEKITAPEIGELLAECEQAGFPAGGREEANVREIGRRYRKKTCLPVELVRELARVTANAHPVWVQARSSRDFSLFRPHLERIVALKREQAAAVGYESSPYDPLLDDYEPGETAGHLAGLFDGLAPALASLLSGIREAPRKPDSTLVRRRYPAEAQRKLGIEVSRAIGFDYERGRVDTVVHPFCLTVGPGDVRITTRYNERFFNEAFFGFMHETGHGLYEQGLVAEDFGLPAGESVSLGIHESQSRLWENAIGRGKPFWKFFFPRLAAAFPDALAGVSLDDWLLAINEVKPSFIRVEADEITYNLHIILRFQIERALIEGDLDVADLPDAWNGKFSEMFGLEVPDDSQGVLQDVHWSAGLFGYFPTYCLGNICAAQFFAAAREQIPGLESGLEAGEFAPLLEWLREKIHRRGMLLMPRELVRDVTGKELSVDCLLSYLAEKFGNLYGI, from the coding sequence TTGGGAACTGTAAACGGCTCTTACAAGCGACTGATAAAACTTGTCCGCGAAACTGGCATATTGCACTCCGTGGCGGAGTTGCTGGAGTGGGACCAGGAAGTCTGCATGCCCGCCGGGGGGAATGCCCACCGGGCGGAGCAGATGGCATTGCTGGCCGGGATGGTGCACGAGAAAATCACCGCGCCCGAGATCGGAGAGCTGCTGGCTGAATGCGAGCAGGCTGGTTTCCCCGCCGGCGGCAGGGAGGAGGCCAATGTCCGCGAAATCGGGCGCAGGTACCGTAAAAAAACCTGCTTGCCTGTCGAACTGGTCCGTGAACTGGCCCGGGTGACAGCCAACGCCCACCCGGTGTGGGTACAGGCGCGAAGCAGCAGGGATTTCTCCCTGTTCCGTCCCCACCTGGAGCGGATTGTGGCCCTCAAGCGCGAACAGGCGGCGGCGGTCGGCTACGAAAGCAGCCCCTACGATCCCCTGCTGGACGATTACGAGCCGGGGGAAACCGCCGGTCATCTGGCCGGGCTGTTCGACGGCCTGGCGCCGGCACTTGCCTCTCTGCTGTCCGGAATCCGGGAGGCTCCGCGCAAGCCTGACAGCACGCTGGTCCGCCGCCGTTACCCGGCCGAGGCTCAGCGTAAGCTGGGTATCGAGGTCTCGCGGGCGATCGGGTTCGATTACGAACGCGGCCGGGTGGACACGGTTGTCCACCCGTTCTGCCTCACGGTCGGTCCCGGCGATGTGCGGATCACCACCCGCTATAACGAGCGGTTCTTCAACGAAGCCTTTTTCGGTTTCATGCACGAGACCGGCCACGGCCTCTACGAGCAGGGGCTGGTGGCGGAGGATTTCGGCCTGCCCGCGGGCGAGAGCGTATCGCTGGGGATCCACGAGTCTCAGTCCAGACTCTGGGAAAACGCGATCGGCCGGGGAAAGCCGTTCTGGAAGTTCTTCTTCCCTAGGCTGGCCGCGGCGTTCCCCGACGCCCTGGCGGGCGTGAGTCTGGACGACTGGCTGCTGGCGATCAACGAGGTGAAGCCCTCGTTTATCCGGGTCGAGGCCGATGAGATCACCTACAACCTCCATATCATCCTGCGGTTCCAAATCGAGCGGGCGCTGATCGAGGGCGACCTGGACGTGGCGGACCTGCCGGATGCCTGGAACGGAAAGTTCAGCGAAATGTTCGGGCTGGAGGTCCCCGACGACTCCCAGGGCGTGCTGCAGGATGTCCACTGGTCGGCCGGGCTGTTCGGCTATTTCCCCACTTACTGCCTGGGCAACATCTGCGCGGCCCAGTTTTTCGCGGCCGCCAGGGAACAGATCCCTGGACTGGAGTCCGGCCTGGAAGCGGGTGAGTTCGCGCCGCTGCTGGAATGGCTGCGGGAGAAAATCCACCGCCGGGGGATGCTCCTGATGCCCCGGGAGCTGGTCCGCGATGTCACCGGCAAGGAGCTTTCGGTGGACTGCCTGCTGAGTTACCTGGCAGAAAAATTCGGCAACCTGTACGGGATCTGA
- a CDS encoding carbohydrate kinase, whose product MPHKILSFGEILWDLLPDGPVLGGAPFNLAYRLAELGEHALIASRVGDDDLGSSALIAAQKLGVDTSLVQSDPDRPTGTVEVKLSGGEPEFRIVSGVAFDWIELTAGLDDAAAGADCICFGSLSQRAEISRKTIQTLLYCHLKVLTFCDINLRRDCYSADTVEDSLLRADIFKLNETEVPEVSAILFDEQLSPQTFARQVLEQFNPRTVLVTLGERGVLAVTGNTDPVYVPGYRVQVVDTVGSGDAFSAGFLHRFLAGDTLAGSCDFGCRLGALVSARKGGTAAVEQQALESFGKEEEKIADPRFREYGV is encoded by the coding sequence ATGCCGCATAAAATTTTGAGTTTCGGCGAAATTCTCTGGGACCTGCTGCCTGACGGGCCGGTGCTGGGCGGCGCGCCGTTCAATCTGGCCTACAGACTGGCCGAGTTGGGAGAGCACGCGCTGATCGCCAGCAGGGTGGGTGATGACGACCTGGGCAGCAGCGCGTTGATCGCCGCGCAAAAGCTTGGAGTGGACACTTCGCTGGTGCAATCCGACCCGGACCGTCCCACCGGAACGGTGGAAGTAAAACTTAGCGGCGGCGAGCCGGAGTTCCGGATCGTTTCCGGGGTGGCCTTCGACTGGATCGAACTGACCGCCGGCCTCGACGACGCCGCGGCGGGTGCGGACTGTATCTGTTTCGGCAGCCTGTCCCAGCGCGCGGAGATATCGCGAAAGACGATCCAGACCTTGCTGTATTGCCACCTGAAAGTACTTACGTTCTGCGACATTAACCTTCGCCGGGACTGCTACAGCGCGGACACTGTGGAGGACTCGCTGCTGCGGGCCGATATTTTCAAGCTGAACGAAACGGAAGTACCCGAGGTCTCCGCGATCCTGTTCGATGAGCAACTGTCCCCTCAAACTTTTGCCCGGCAGGTGCTGGAGCAGTTCAACCCCAGAACCGTGCTGGTGACTCTGGGCGAAAGGGGAGTATTGGCTGTGACCGGGAACACAGATCCTGTATATGTTCCGGGATACAGGGTGCAGGTAGTGGATACGGTTGGCAGCGGCGATGCATTCAGCGCGGGGTTCCTGCACCGCTTCTTGGCCGGCGATACCCTGGCCGGGTCCTGCGATTTCGGCTGCAGGCTGGGTGCGCTGGTATCTGCCCGCAAGGGAGGGACCGCCGCGGTGGAGCAACAGGCGCTGGAGAGTTTCGGGAAAGAGGAAGAAAAAATAGCGGATCCCAGGTTCCGCGAATACGGGGTATAA
- a CDS encoding TrpB-like pyridoxal phosphate-dependent enzyme: MADYRIVLSEKDLVQKWYNVVADLPAPMAPPLNPADGKPLGPEALAPIFPMALIQQEVSSERWIEIPDPINDMLKIWRPTPLHRAFNLEKALGTPARIYYKNESVSPAGSHKPNTSVAQVYYNKEAGIKRISTETGAGQWGSALALACNKFGLECTVYMVRVSYEQKPMRKNLMHIWNAEVYSSPSDRTQSGRAFNERFPGTTGSLGMAISEAVEDAATHDDTNYSLGSVLNHVMLHQTVIGQEAKLQFEIAGDFPDVLIGCAGGGSNFAGFVFPFIPDKIGGKDIRIIAIEPAACPTLTKGPFRYDFGDTGQMTPLLKMYTLGHVFVPPGIHAGGLRYHGMAPLVSHLKELGLIEAMSLHQIECFEAGTLFAQTEGIIPAPETTHAVRAAIIEALKCKESGEEKCIAFNFSGHGHLDLTAYEKYHEHALEDYEYPAAMIEEALKEVPEVG, translated from the coding sequence ATGGCCGACTACCGGATTGTTCTCTCTGAAAAGGATCTGGTCCAGAAGTGGTACAACGTTGTCGCGGACCTGCCCGCGCCGATGGCTCCTCCGCTGAATCCGGCCGACGGCAAGCCGCTGGGACCCGAGGCGCTGGCGCCGATCTTCCCGATGGCGCTGATCCAGCAGGAAGTTTCCTCCGAGCGCTGGATCGAGATTCCCGACCCGATCAACGATATGCTCAAAATCTGGCGGCCGACCCCGCTGCACAGGGCGTTTAACCTGGAGAAAGCCCTGGGCACGCCGGCCAGAATCTACTACAAAAACGAGAGCGTCAGTCCGGCCGGCAGCCACAAGCCCAATACATCGGTGGCCCAGGTATACTACAACAAGGAAGCCGGTATCAAGCGGATCTCCACCGAGACCGGAGCGGGTCAGTGGGGCAGCGCGCTGGCCCTGGCCTGCAACAAATTCGGTCTGGAATGCACGGTTTACATGGTGCGGGTCAGTTACGAGCAGAAACCGATGCGCAAGAACCTGATGCATATCTGGAACGCCGAAGTCTATTCCAGTCCCAGCGACCGGACCCAGAGCGGACGAGCGTTCAACGAACGCTTCCCCGGCACCACCGGCAGCCTGGGGATGGCGATCAGCGAGGCGGTGGAGGACGCCGCCACCCACGACGATACCAACTACTCGCTCGGCAGCGTGCTGAACCACGTGATGCTCCACCAGACCGTGATCGGCCAGGAAGCGAAACTCCAGTTCGAGATAGCCGGCGATTTTCCCGACGTGCTGATCGGCTGCGCGGGCGGCGGCAGTAATTTTGCCGGGTTCGTTTTCCCGTTCATCCCGGATAAGATCGGCGGCAAGGACATCCGCATTATCGCCATCGAGCCGGCCGCCTGCCCCACCTTGACCAAGGGTCCATTCCGCTACGATTTCGGCGACACGGGCCAGATGACTCCGCTGCTGAAAATGTACACCCTGGGCCACGTGTTTGTCCCGCCCGGTATCCACGCCGGCGGCCTGCGCTACCACGGGATGGCCCCGCTGGTGAGCCACCTCAAGGAACTGGGCCTGATCGAGGCGATGAGCCTGCACCAGATCGAGTGTTTCGAGGCCGGTACGCTGTTCGCCCAGACCGAGGGGATCATTCCCGCTCCCGAGACGACCCACGCTGTCCGCGCCGCGATTATCGAAGCGCTGAAATGCAAGGAAAGCGGCGAGGAGAAATGTATCGCCTTCAACTTCAGCGGCCACGGCCACCTGGACCTTACCGCTTATGAGAAGTACCACGAGCATGCCCTCGAGGATTACGAGTACCCGGCGGCCATGATCGAGGAAGCCCTGAAGGAAGTACCGGAAGTAGGATAA